The proteins below come from a single Roseiflexus sp. RS-1 genomic window:
- a CDS encoding DUF4870 domain-containing protein has product MALPDEDERLTAAMAHASVVANVAGLTGLILAVLLWATQRRRSRFVRAHIVQAIVYQIGTLLGVIALMLLWSGCLLLSLLPAALRPDLYRDGTLPDTFWIALFGLILPIGYGFAATLYAIYGAYQVYRGNRFAYPLAGRLVQRDLQEPQSPTPDSASSVATPGQSLPLSERPIPANAQLPTQAERAKPTPADMPASVDQHPATADPLLRTERERMAAPSSEPAATSISGTASSPPVPSPSDRSPALAAPGGAPQESVATTPSPADDTTVIPLQDALDQGARPVVSPQPDEIAAERRSDHPPDER; this is encoded by the coding sequence ATGGCTCTACCCGATGAAGATGAGCGATTGACCGCAGCAATGGCGCACGCCAGCGTCGTTGCCAATGTCGCAGGATTGACCGGTTTGATCCTGGCGGTTCTGCTCTGGGCGACTCAGCGCAGGCGGTCGCGCTTCGTGCGGGCGCATATTGTGCAGGCGATCGTTTATCAGATCGGCACGCTCCTGGGCGTTATCGCGCTGATGCTGCTGTGGTCTGGATGTTTGCTGCTATCGCTGCTGCCTGCTGCATTGCGACCAGATCTCTACCGCGACGGCACCCTGCCGGACACGTTCTGGATTGCGTTGTTCGGGTTGATCCTGCCAATCGGGTATGGGTTCGCAGCCACGCTGTACGCCATCTACGGCGCGTATCAGGTCTATCGCGGCAACCGCTTCGCCTACCCGCTCGCCGGGCGACTGGTGCAGCGCGATTTGCAGGAACCGCAGTCTCCGACACCAGACTCAGCATCGTCCGTGGCAACTCCCGGACAATCGCTCCCTCTTTCTGAACGTCCAATCCCGGCAAACGCTCAACTGCCCACTCAGGCGGAACGGGCAAAGCCGACACCCGCCGATATGCCAGCATCTGTGGATCAGCATCCAGCCACGGCAGATCCACTATTGCGAACGGAAAGGGAAAGGATGGCAGCGCCTTCGTCCGAACCAGCAGCAACGTCGATCAGCGGGACGGCATCATCTCCGCCTGTTCCATCGCCGTCCGACCGATCACCGGCGCTCGCCGCGCCGGGTGGTGCGCCCCAGGAAAGCGTCGCAACCACTCCTTCGCCTGCCGACGATACCACGGTTATACCGCTCCAGGACGCGCTCGATCAGGGCGCCCGTCCGGTCGTCAGCCCGCAACCCGACGAGATCGCAGCAGAACGGCGTTCGGATCACCCACCCGATGAGCGGTAG
- a CDS encoding gamma carbonic anhydrase family protein: MSESFHFPDITDRLDIHPSAYISPYAYVHGTVSIGADSSVWPMVVIRGDNGVIRIGARCNIQDGSVLHADPDAWLTIGDGVSIGHAAVVHGCTVEDDVLIGIGAVVLNHAQIGAGSLIAARALVTEGMVVPPGSLVIGIPGVVRPLGEGRLERIRRTAQRYVALKERYRSSGG, encoded by the coding sequence ATGAGCGAATCATTCCATTTCCCCGACATTACCGACCGTCTCGACATCCATCCAAGCGCGTACATTTCGCCGTATGCGTATGTGCATGGAACGGTCAGCATCGGCGCCGACTCATCGGTGTGGCCGATGGTCGTGATCCGTGGCGATAACGGTGTTATTCGCATTGGGGCGCGGTGTAACATTCAGGACGGCAGTGTGTTGCACGCCGACCCCGATGCCTGGTTGACGATTGGCGATGGTGTGAGCATCGGGCATGCGGCTGTGGTGCATGGGTGTACGGTCGAAGATGATGTGCTGATCGGCATTGGCGCTGTGGTGCTGAACCATGCGCAGATCGGCGCTGGCAGCCTGATCGCGGCGCGCGCGCTGGTGACCGAGGGCATGGTCGTGCCGCCGGGATCGCTGGTGATCGGCATCCCCGGCGTGGTTCGACCGCTCGGCGAAGGGCGACTCGAACGGATTCGCCGCACGGCGCAGCGCTATGTGGCGCTGAAAGAGCGCTACCGCTCATCGGGTGGGTGA
- a CDS encoding patatin-like phospholipase family protein: MSDRGVKAQRSKTALVLAGGGVTGAAYEIGALRALDDLLHHFSVNDFDVFIGTSAGALVAACLANGLTPHELMRHLEVPLDGIAPLNTGDLFTLNGRDILTQGMHLPQAILRAVQALIFSRKHLSLLDLIESFALALPGGLYDISSLDRYLSAVLSRPGLTNDFRALSRELVIIATDLDTGARVVFGTPPYDTVPISRAVAASSAMPLVYRPVRIDGRDYIDGGVRGNASLDLAIERGARLIVCVNPLVPYDLDEAEEEKLHIRDMGAPGIANQVFRTLFHSALHYHLKQIHRRHPDVDIILIEPARDDVRMFSEMPMRYSSRTEVARHGFETVARFLSDRYESYRNIFARHGIALQPQQAARRLTAVAHRANTPHPGPRELRQTLASLEQLLNQSNR; this comes from the coding sequence ATGAGCGACAGGGGTGTCAAAGCGCAGCGGAGCAAAACGGCGTTGGTACTGGCGGGCGGCGGAGTGACAGGTGCGGCATACGAAATCGGCGCACTGCGCGCGCTCGATGATCTTCTTCATCACTTCAGCGTCAACGACTTCGATGTTTTTATCGGCACCAGCGCCGGAGCGCTGGTCGCCGCCTGTCTGGCGAATGGGTTGACGCCGCACGAACTGATGCGGCACCTCGAAGTGCCGCTCGATGGCATCGCGCCGCTCAATACCGGCGATCTGTTCACCCTCAATGGGCGCGACATTCTGACGCAGGGGATGCATCTGCCGCAGGCGATACTACGCGCGGTGCAGGCGCTCATCTTTTCGCGGAAGCATCTCTCGCTGCTCGACCTGATCGAATCGTTTGCACTGGCGCTCCCCGGCGGACTGTACGATATCAGTTCGCTTGATCGCTATCTCAGCGCCGTGCTCTCCCGCCCCGGTCTGACCAACGATTTCCGCGCCCTCTCGCGTGAACTGGTGATCATTGCGACCGATCTCGATACCGGTGCGCGCGTGGTGTTCGGCACCCCGCCGTATGACACGGTGCCGATTTCGCGCGCCGTGGCTGCGTCTTCAGCAATGCCGCTGGTCTACCGTCCGGTGCGGATCGACGGGCGCGATTACATCGATGGTGGCGTGCGCGGTAATGCCAGCCTCGATCTGGCGATCGAACGCGGGGCGCGCCTGATCGTCTGCGTCAATCCGCTTGTGCCCTACGATTTAGATGAGGCGGAGGAGGAGAAGTTGCACATTCGCGATATGGGGGCGCCTGGCATCGCCAACCAGGTCTTCCGCACCCTCTTCCACTCGGCGCTGCATTACCACCTGAAACAGATCCATCGCCGGCATCCCGATGTCGATATTATTCTGATCGAACCGGCACGCGATGACGTTCGTATGTTCTCCGAAATGCCGATGCGCTACTCCAGTCGCACCGAAGTCGCACGGCACGGTTTCGAGACGGTAGCGCGTTTCCTGAGCGACCGGTACGAGAGTTATCGCAATATCTTCGCGCGGCACGGCATTGCGCTTCAGCCGCAACAGGCTGCCAGACGCCTGACAGCCGTCGCCCATCGCGCGAATACGCCACACCCCGGTCCGCGTGAACTGCGCCAGACGCTTGCCAGTCTGGAGCAGTTGCTGAACCAATCAAATCGCTAG
- a CDS encoding AAA family ATPase, which yields MQFATIDDLQQALAAHNYIADRPLATAIFLALKLQKPLLLEGEAGVGKTEIAKTLARMQDRHLIRLQCYEGLDVNTTIYEWNYTRQMLQIRLIEALGGSDAHAALNEIFSPEFLIKRPLLQAIEESWERPPVLLIDEIDRADEEFEAFLLELLSDWQISIPEIGTIRASQPPTVIITSNRTREIHDALKRRCLFYWIDYPSLDKELRIVNARVPGASDRLSRQVVAFVHELRKLDLFKLPGVAETLDWTTALTALDARELTPEMVEDTLGAILKYQDDIAQVRGQGVRSLLEKVGV from the coding sequence ATGCAGTTTGCAACCATTGACGATTTACAGCAGGCGCTTGCCGCGCACAACTACATTGCAGACCGCCCGCTGGCAACGGCGATCTTTCTGGCGCTCAAGTTGCAGAAACCGTTGCTGCTCGAAGGCGAGGCAGGGGTTGGGAAGACCGAAATTGCCAAAACACTGGCGCGTATGCAGGATCGTCACCTGATCCGCCTGCAATGCTACGAAGGTCTCGACGTCAACACCACCATATACGAGTGGAACTACACCCGGCAGATGTTGCAGATCCGCCTGATCGAGGCGCTCGGCGGCAGCGATGCGCACGCGGCGCTGAATGAAATCTTCAGCCCGGAGTTTCTGATCAAGCGTCCGCTGTTGCAAGCCATCGAGGAGAGTTGGGAACGCCCGCCGGTGCTGTTGATCGACGAGATCGACCGCGCCGATGAGGAGTTTGAGGCATTCCTGCTCGAACTGCTCTCCGACTGGCAGATCAGCATTCCTGAAATCGGAACCATCCGCGCCAGCCAGCCGCCGACAGTCATTATCACCAGCAACCGCACGCGCGAAATCCATGATGCGCTGAAGCGACGTTGCCTGTTTTACTGGATCGATTATCCGTCGCTCGACAAAGAACTGCGAATCGTGAATGCCAGAGTTCCCGGCGCGTCTGACCGTCTGTCGCGCCAGGTCGTGGCATTCGTTCACGAATTGCGCAAACTCGATCTCTTCAAACTCCCCGGCGTTGCGGAGACTCTCGACTGGACAACGGCGCTCACGGCGCTCGATGCGCGCGAACTCACCCCTGAAATGGTGGAGGATACGCTGGGCGCCATTCTGAAGTATCAGGACGATATTGCGCAGGTGCGTGGACAGGGGGTGCGTTCGTTGCTGGAGAAAGTGGGCGTGTAG
- a CDS encoding vWA domain-containing protein gives MDELEPLIPHGNLMTHVVAFVHLLRSTGIKVSSEQTIDLARALEHVPIVARGDFRAAARCTLICRREDLPMFDAAFDFYWRTQSGFDPLMLAIPVVKMPPKPLRLPRRPRSQGDGHNEPDRHEEQQEEKVGFTLTFTAAETLRTKDFGNFSYEEVQACKELLRTLEWRIEPRRTRRRRPAVRAGEIDMRRILRRNLRHGGDPIELTFREPRYRQRPLVVLCDISGSMDRYSRILLQFVHTISNGLRDVEAFVFGTRLTRITRLLRERDIDEAIAAVSKHVVDWSGGTRIGEAVRHFNYYWSRRVLGRGPVVLLISDGWDRGDPQLLGREMARLQRSCYRLIWLNPLLGNPRYQPLTQGMQAALPFVDDFLPVHNLVSLEQLGAKLAMLGARRPERRQRIGT, from the coding sequence ATGGACGAGTTAGAACCACTGATTCCCCACGGGAACCTGATGACGCATGTGGTTGCGTTCGTGCACCTGCTGCGCAGCACCGGCATCAAAGTCAGCAGCGAACAGACCATCGATCTGGCGCGGGCGCTGGAGCATGTGCCGATTGTGGCGCGTGGGGATTTTCGCGCAGCTGCGCGCTGTACCCTGATCTGCCGACGCGAAGATCTGCCGATGTTCGATGCTGCGTTCGATTTCTACTGGCGCACGCAGTCAGGGTTTGATCCGTTGATGCTGGCGATCCCGGTGGTCAAGATGCCGCCGAAACCGCTGCGTCTGCCGCGCCGACCGCGCAGCCAGGGCGATGGACACAATGAGCCGGATCGTCATGAAGAACAGCAGGAAGAGAAGGTTGGCTTTACGCTCACCTTTACGGCTGCTGAGACGTTGCGCACCAAAGACTTCGGCAACTTCAGTTACGAAGAGGTGCAGGCGTGCAAGGAGTTGCTACGCACACTCGAGTGGCGCATCGAGCCGCGTCGCACCCGTCGTCGTCGCCCGGCAGTGCGCGCCGGCGAGATCGATATGCGCCGCATCCTGCGCCGCAACCTGCGCCACGGCGGCGACCCGATTGAGTTGACCTTCCGCGAGCCGCGCTATCGGCAGCGTCCGCTCGTCGTGCTGTGCGACATCAGCGGTTCGATGGATCGCTACAGTCGTATCCTGCTTCAATTCGTGCATACTATCTCGAACGGCTTGCGTGACGTGGAAGCGTTCGTATTCGGCACGCGCCTGACGCGCATTACCCGTCTGTTGCGTGAACGCGATATCGATGAAGCCATCGCAGCCGTCAGCAAACATGTGGTGGACTGGTCGGGCGGGACGCGGATTGGCGAGGCGGTCAGGCACTTCAATTACTACTGGTCGCGCCGGGTGCTGGGGCGCGGTCCGGTGGTGTTGCTCATCAGCGACGGATGGGATCGCGGCGATCCGCAGTTGCTGGGGCGTGAAATGGCGCGGCTGCAACGTTCATGCTACCGCCTGATCTGGTTGAACCCGTTGCTGGGGAACCCGCGCTATCAACCGCTCACCCAGGGGATGCAGGCGGCGCTGCCGTTTGTCGATGACTTTTTGCCGGTGCACAACCTGGTAAGCCTGGAGCAACTCGGCGCAAAACTGGCGATGCTTGGCGCGCGCCGCCCTGAGCGACGCCAGCGGATTGGAACCTAG